The Primulina huaijiensis isolate GDHJ02 chromosome 6, ASM1229523v2, whole genome shotgun sequence genomic sequence CACAAGGTGGTTGTGTAGAAAAAGAATTTGCATGGTTGTTGTGTAGAAAAAGAATTTGCATGTTAAAAGAGCAAAAAATCTGCATTCTGATGCACTTATGTTAAATAAAAAGAGCATGTGATAGCAGATTTTACCGGTTTTTGGGCATGCATCTTTTCATTAATCAAGATGACAATAGCATACATACATCTGTCAGAAAAAATCATTCACAAAAGTTGAAGCCATGTGTTCGAAAATGTTTAATCTTTGCTAGGCTAAATACCACATCAATGCCGGAGCCAACAATCATAGTTAGAAGAGCCTATCCAATCTAATGATCATGTCAAAGCAAAAATCCTTGGGAAAATGAATATCAAAGTTCAAGGACACCCGCCAAGACTCATATCCTAAAGAATGGTAAAAGTGTCAGAGAAAAAAGGTGACGTATAAAATTCAGTCAAACTCCCCAGGTAATTCTTTATGCTAGCAGTTACACGGAGAGTCAAACTCACCTAATGTAATTTATAAGATTTGTTTATAACTTTTATATGAATATAGAGATGCAAGGCCAAGTAGAAAACGTAACACGAGACCTGATGAATAGCCTTAGCACTTCATATAATCTAAAGATGTGTTGGTTGAATTTCCAAATATGTTCCATTATAGCTATCAAGAATTAGAAAGTTCTGACGCCAATGAAATTCAATGACCGCATACTCTGAAAGGAACACTGTCTGGCAATTTGCTGCATCCATCTCGCGCTTGCCCACATTTTCCTGTTAATAGAAGTAGAAAATAAGAAGAAGAATCTAAATGGACCCACCATTTAGTTTCGAATGCGTGAAAGGACCAGGAAGTTTGTTGGCCTCTTCCAAGCAAATTTGACAAGAGAAGACAAGAACCTATAAATGTTCTTCAAAAATCCTTTATGATGAAAGAAATACTAAAAAATAAACTTTACAAAAATTAACTCCAGAAGAGACTACACAATCATCAATATCTAATATGGTGCAATTCCATCATGCCCCAAATCAAGAACCCGGTTAAATTAATGGACTTTAGTGGAAAAACTGCATGCGTTTCTAAGATTTTTATTCCCGCTGGTCTGTCACTTTATGTTGACAAATAATTCACAGCAAAATGAAGAAATATAAGGAAAACAAACATCACATGATCAGGGAAATTACAGATGGAGTGGTGTAAGCTTCAAATGCAAAACCAGCAAGTATAACCGCCAAattaatatcaaaaggaggCCTTTCATCCCCAGTCTCCCTGTTCCGCGCACTTAAAACAGCCTCCCCATTCTCAGTATCACCTTTTGGTTTGCAATAGCCAATCAATCTTGATCTCAAGATCCCAATAACTTTCTTCCCGCAAAATGGTTTATCTGAAACTACAAGCTTCTTGGAGATCGAGAGGTAACAAGAGGTTTTGAAGTTGTGCAGTTTTGTGGGGAAGTTACTGGGCAAGAAATGGAGGGGGGATTGGAGAGTAGTGGTGGCCATGAATGGAGGATACCAACAATTAGTGAGGGGGATAAAATTGGTGGAAAGTTAAGGCCATTTTCAGTGGATATTTGATTAGATCGTAAGAATTGACCGCTGAAGTAAGGCACTGGAATGTTCGAACACTTCGAAATGGTTGAACGAATGTGCTAGAAACTTTGGAGCTGTTTGGTTTTGtatctttttatatttatttacattaaaACATTTCATTAATCTAGTAAATTTAGACAGTACGACACCATACAGTTGTATAAGCAAAAGGTCAACAAAAACACAAGTTCAACAACCATTCGATCCTTGCTCAGCCAAAAAGTGTGCCACGTTATTGGTAGATGTTGGGCAATGTCTTACCAACCTGCTAGCTTGGTGCATCTCAAATGCTGGATAGAATCAGTGCTTCCGAGCTCTGTAAGCTGGGTTAGAAGCATGATGCATGCGAGTATCGATTGGCAGTGGTAAGTGtttgattttgtattttattttttcatgttgtCCATCGATTATATTGTTCATTGTTAGAAACTATTATATATTTAGTCGTTTATCATAGGATCTACGTTTTGGTTTGAACGTATCGATTGGTAGTGGTAAGtgtttgattttatatttttttttcatgttgtACATGgattatattgttcatggttagaagctattatatatatttagtcATTTATCATAGGATCTACGTTTTGGTttgaattttgttttcttttagtTGTTATACTCTTGATTCATGCCAAAAGAGAGTGTTGGTcatgaaaaattctataaacAACAAATTGTTGTATTCCACGGCCATAAGACTTAACGGAGCaatatcttataaaaaaaaaaacatctgaAAATGAAATTGATATTAcaaattatcatttatttaactAAAATGGATATGTTCTCATCAAAAAAAATCCTAAAGAGATGCTCTCATCTAAGCATGATGAtgctaaatattttattacatcTCAGCGCAGATGCTtataaaaattccaaaatcataaaaaggaaAGCATAACGTTATTGGCACGAGAGGAATCGAGTTGTTTTCACTTCTTGTCACCCATCCCAAGTGTGTTCTTCACACCATCAATGGCACCTTGAGCCATGTGAGCCATCTGTTCTCCAGTCTGAATTACAATACACAAAATAACGTTACCTTGCAtttgcatgaaaatcatataaaaataataataataattgatgtaACACGGATGGAGGACCTGTTGAAGGAACGTAGCATTCTCCTCTTTGCTACGTTGGGCCTGTTGTTGGGTTTGACCAGCAGCTTCGCAGGCCTTATCGTGGGCCTTGCTTGCTGTATTCTTAGCAGACTCCACCCAATCCTCTGTCTTCGCCTgcccaaaataaaatatatacacacaccaGTCCATAAAAAAGAGAGCATAGTTTTAGATTATATAtggttattttaattaaaaatataattttcaccTGTGATTAGGTTTTTACTCTCCAAATTTCGtatttttactattttcttTCTTAAGTATTCGGCCACATCACTACTTTTAGGAATCTTCGATTCACCTCTTTCTATTCAAATAAACTTGTACATCATAATAATATCACCGGAAAAGTcgtaaaaaaacaaatatgaaatacgaaaaatgaaaattttcatatcgaacataataaaatattgtgGTGCATGATATGCTTTTTTTAGatacatatattaaatatagGTCATTGACGCATCTGTATTGAAATTGATATTACCTGAGCCTGACCACGAGCTTGTCCTGCATTGAACTGACCACTCGACATCTTAACTagaatctttaaaaagatttagaaaatcaaattttttttttatttaaatctttGATGATTTTTGTTGTATATGAAGTGATTAGTTTGTTTTAGAAGGTATTTATAGAGTTAATAGACTAGTACGAGAACGACAAGTGTCTCTTTGAGGTTGTTAATCTTTATATTATACAAGACTTAGTAAATGTAAAGCATGTCCAAGGTTTTGCGCAAAAAGGGGGTATCCATATGAATCACACGATCTGTGCTTTGTTTTCGCTATTTAGTTGTTATTTTTTGTGCtgcattttttaaatatgataaattatttctcaaacagtaataaaatatattgtcAGATGTATATTTTTCTCTACACACAATCAAATTGACTCTTTCTTCCCTTCGGATTGTATTAAATATAACATTCGTACCAACTTAATTTATtgctattttatatgaaattacCATCAgataacaataacattatattcaactgtaagaaaaaatattcaacattatattcaacatatatatatatatatatgtaacgacgatgaatgaataaaattgagaaaaattaatttctacttgttgtattttgatttttttccccCACTAAGTATTCAATATTTAGTTTTTATAcagtaaatttgattttttttttaaagttatatTTTATCGAATGACTGACGTAACATGAAAAAATAGTGATGTGATATTGAAAAATGATGAcgtgaaataaaaaattatttatatatctaaaatcatatcaataatTAGATTAAAATAGTCGAGAATCAtgatcataaaataaaattttatgaggTAGAGCATGTCTTTGAACTTGAgcctcaaaattttaatttcctcTACTACGGTCAAGCCCAGGTACCTTCAAAAGTTTCAACTCCTACTTGTAATAAATAGATTGATTGACTCGAAATTTTTACGATGAGGTGGACATGTTTAAGTGTGACATCAGATAAAATTCAGGAGAAAAGTGAAATGTTATTTCCTGAAATTAAATAACGTACGTGTTAGAATTAAGAACTTTACAATTTGTTATTAAGAATTAAGAACTTTACAATTTGTTATTAAATAAAGTAACAGTTTTAGCCATATTACGTTtttattttactatattttatcGTCAAACTATCTACTATGAATTCAGAATATACTAAACCTGCAAACTCTCACTCAATGCATGCAAATCTTCAAAAAAtccattgtacatctttttacaaCCAATTGTTATGCTTTTAGTTTTGATAATTTATGAATTGACTAACACTTTTATGtcagatttaaaattagttcatagatatattaatttttaacaaatcgaatcaagctcaaactcgagctcaattgTATGTTTTACGGGCTCGAAAACGAGCTGAGCTCGAGCTATGCTTATTAAACAGATATACAAGCTTTTAATAAACCAAACTCGAGCCCGGtttgattaacatgataaacaaatttttaacGAGCCAAGCTCGAGCTTTTCGCGAGCTTCGTAATTTCAAGACAAATCGAGCTCGAACATGATGATAAAAggtcgaatcgagctcgagtcTCTATCCATATTAAACGAGATAAGCTCAAACTTGATACTATTTGACTTATTTTGGATCATTTAGATCCGTACATAATTGTGACATAAAGGAAAATTCAGCAGATGAGGACAATAAGGGAAACATTATTTACTACAacctaaaaaaattgaattttatcaAACGATGTTCATGTTATAATCAGAAAATATTTAGTGCTCCAATTcatataatttgttttaaatagGGTTTAACTTAATTAGCCTGGTAAAGGTTCATGTCAATaaacataattatatttttatacaatacaaaaaaaaaaacaaataaagatacTCGTGCGATAAATGACATCCAACTTTAGTCTGTACTAACTTACTCTATCGATTTAAAGAACTCATATGAGTTAGTCTACTTTCCATCTAGAGTAATTCTCTAGACAACccctaatattttaattaaaaaaatgacacCATATATTGATTATCCGAGGACTAAATTATCACATCATTAAAGAATAAACACTTGAAGTGTAGCGttaaaaaatcatgtatatGTATAGCAAGAACATACATTTTTGAATAAATACAGTTGTCCTGATTCAAACTTTCAATAATTGAAGAAAAACGGAAAAAAGTAATCTTAAATTCAAACAAATGTAAACCAATACGACGTCGAATGTCATTGGACTCTCTCCTCATTCCGAATTTCGAAGTTTAATAAATGTCACGAGATTTATTTCAGTTGGTTAATGTTTCGTTCAACCGTCAGGTGACCTAACTTTTGAAGAGGATCCGATGGGATCTTAAGTACAcgatttaaatttataatctaTTCAGCATAAATCTAAAGTTTCTTTTTGTTGATTCGTGGTAAACTCTCGGATTAATCATGTCTTATCTTGTAAACCAAAACTTACTCGAAAAAACATTGATAAGCTAAATCCCATTAGCGGAACACTCCCGAGGACGTGAGGAATCGAATCAACGCTGAGAAAAGGGGAGAAATATTTGATGTAAACTTACATGGGATTTACTTGAAAGCAAA encodes the following:
- the LOC140978626 gene encoding uncharacterized protein gives rise to the protein MSSGQFNAGQARGQAQAKTEDWVESAKNTASKAHDKACEAAGQTQQQAQRSKEENATFLQQTGEQMAHMAQGAIDGVKNTLGMGDKK